In Sciurus carolinensis chromosome 16, mSciCar1.2, whole genome shotgun sequence, the genomic window TTGACGCCACCCCTGTTGTCAGTGCGCTTCCGGTGAGTTGGGTGCAGCGCTCCCTGGAACACAGGGCTTCCAGGGCAAGGGTGAAGGGCCTCATGGGgccctccctctcccaccagGTATGGTGGCGCCCCGCAGTCCCTCACCCTAAAGCTCCCAGTGACCATCAACAAGTTCTTCCAGCCCACGGAGATGGCGGCCCAGGACTTCTTCCAGCGTTGGAAGCAGCTGAGCCTGTGAGCAGTGGGGGCAGGCGGGGCAGCACATGGGGGGTGACAGGTCCCTGACTTTTGAGttttcccttcccccagcccTCTGCAGGAGGCACAGAAAATCTTCAAAGCCAACCACCCCATGGACGCTGAAGTTACCAAGGCCAAGGTGAGAGGCTGGGGGCGTGTTTGCCAAGAAGTAACTGCTTAACTTCCCTGAGCCTGTTTTGCCACCTGTAAAGTGGGACCAATACCCATTCACAAATATTTGGGGGACTGGGATTTGATGGGAGCTCACAGCTCTGGCACTGATGGACACTTCCCCGCACAGCTTCTGGGGTTTGGCTCAGCGCTCCTGGACAATGTGGACCCCAACCCTGAAAATTTCGTGGGGGCTGGAATCATCCAGACGAAAGCCCTACAGGTGGGCTGTCTGCTTCGGCTGGAGCCCAATGCTCAGGCTCAGGTGAGTGCTGCTGAGGGAGGCCTGAGGCCAGGGCTGACTCAGACTGGCCTGTGATGCATTTAGCACTGTCTCCTCCCCACTGTGCTCTTTTAATCCCTTCCCCCTCTTTGAAACTGCCTGTGTCCCCACTTCCTCCCAGCTCTGCTTTTCCCTACCATGCCCCTCCCTGATTTCTGCTTGAGTCCTCCCCACCCTTTCTTGTTCCTTTATCCTTCTTCCCTCTTTGTCTCTCATCTTCCCTGTGTCACCCTCTCCCTGGGCTCTCTCCCCTCTTGCTTGGCTATTTCCTCTGACTCCTTCCCCAATGTCCCCATCCAGATGTACCGGCTGACCCTGCGCACGAGCAAGGAGCCTGTCTCCCGCCACCTGTGTGAGCTGCTGGCCCAGCAGTTTTGAGCCCTGGACCCTGCCCGGGGGATGTAGCCATCACCAGGCAGCCCCTAGGACTGAGGCAGCTGTGGTGGGTGGGGCAGTAAGGGGGCCTCCACTGGTGACAGGGAAGACCCCAGGGGTAGGGGATGCCTGGGACCTTCCTCtggccttttgtatttttatttttgttcatctgCTGCTGTTTACATTCTGGGGGGGCAAGGGGgagcccctccctcccccccaagCACAGAGGGGAGAGGGGCCAGGGAAGTGGGtaccccctcctctccccccaTTGTcgcccttcctcccctccccgtCCAGGGGCTGTGTATTATTGTGAGCGAATAAACAGAGACGCTAACAGCCCCATGTCTGTGCTGGCGCCCATCCTAGGTGGTTCAAAGGAGAGGGCTGAGGGCATGCAGAGTGTGGGTGGCCAGGCTTCGCAGCCCATGGGTGGGGCTCTGAggagccagcagcagcagcagcagccgtaGCCCCAGCTGCAGAGCCACCAGTCGCAACCCTGTGCCTGGCTCCTCAGGCCCTAACACCAGATAGCAGGCGCGTGGCAGCTGGGCCCGGCTGACATCATCCTCCACCTTTTCCAGTGGTCCTGGCTCTGGGGAAGGACAGGGAGGGCTGAGGTAACCAGTGGGGCTCAGCAAGAATGCTGACCTTGAAAGTCATCCTTGGCCCAAGTCTGGAATCGGAGGGACTCAGCACAGGCTTTGGGACCTCCTTCTGAAGAGGGCCTTGCAGCTCAGCCAGCAGTCAGTAACCTGAAGAGGGCCAGGGGCTTTCTCCCTCAGCTTACCCTCTTCCCGCCCAGCCTTGGTTCTTGTTTCCCTGGGAATCCTGTGTGTGGCACCAGGCAATCCTCTTGGCAACACAAATGGCAACTTGCAGGTGACACCACATGCTAGACGCTAGGCTGACACCCAAGCTGGAGCCTCATGGAGGAGCTGGCTGGGGAGGTGGAGCTGCAGAGCTAGGGGGATCTGGCCTCAGACGGCCCTGCATAGATGTGCTACATTAATTGGGTCTCCTCAGGACTATGCTGTCTTCTAAGGGGCCCCCATGGGTTCTGTGACCACCTTTTCTTCCTAACCTGGAGTCTGCAGAAGCCTCACCCCCGAGAATGGGCAAAGCTGTGCTTTTAGCAGTAGGTGGATTTTCTGGAGTCTGTGGTTAGGGGAGCCTGGCCACTGGGGTTTGAACTGTGGCTCTGCCCCTTACTGGATGAGCGTCAATCTGCTCTTCCATGTGGGAATAATGACAGAGCAGGGTTATCCCCACCTAGAGGACAGAATGggttcttaaattaaaaatactggcaagatggggctggagttgtggctgagcagtggcctagcatgtgtgaggcactggtttcgattctcagcaccacatataaataaatgaacaaaataaaggcttaaatatttttaaaaattactggcaAAAGAAAAGGCCTTGTGTTAATTATTATTAACTAGTAGAATTACCCAAGAAAGTCAGAAGCCAGGCAGGAGCCTGGGTACCCTCCCTTCCAGCCTGTGTCAATGCTGGGTGCTCAAGGGAAACCATGGCCAGCTGTGCTGGGTTTTCCTTTCAGTCTCTCTAGTGTCCCCCAGCACGCCTCTCACCTGCTGGGAAGTGCGCTGTAGTGACCAAGGCGTAGAAATGGCGGAGGAGGCGCCTGCGCTGTTCTGGGGAGGGTTCTGAGAGGGAGAAGAGCCGGTGATGGGGGGCCTCTCCCAGGCCCATGGCCCTCCACACCCGCCCTCCTCGATTACCTTTATTCCCCAGAGGCTCCACGGTGAAGAGGCAACGTTTCAGTTCCAGATGGAGGAGCAGCAGTCTGGGGGAAAGGAGATGTCAGGGCCAGAAAAGAGGAATGAGGGCTGCCACCCACTCCCTGCCCGAGCCCTACCCTAGGATGTCCGTGTGCAGGGGGAAGCCATCGGGCAGCCCTCGGGGGCCCAGCGGCAGGCAGGCCCGCAGCGGGTCCAACAGTGGCTGCCACCAGCGCTCCAGAAGCTGCAGGGGGAGCGGTCAGGTAGGGCggggcagagaggaagaagggagtgCCCGATGGACCCTCAGGGCAAGGCAGGGACTAGGGAAAGGGAGCGTGGGAGAGCTGGGGCGAAAATGATTGGTGCGCGCCGCGAAGAGGGCGGGCCCAGGAGGGAAGAGCGGCCGCGCGCAGGTAGAGGGTAGAGCTGGGGAGCCTGACCGGCCTGACTCACCTGGGGATCCAGCTGGCTGAGGGGCGGGCGAGGACCGCAGAGCAAACACAGCTCCAAACCCGGTAGCAGCGTCAGCGTCAGGAGCCGATGCGGGACCTGACGCAGGCGACAAGGATGAGGTTGACCATAGCTGGGTCCCTTCCATCGCGGTTCCCACCTCCTGGGGCCTAGCGCTCTAGAGCCCGTCCCTGGTGCACCTGCCCCAGGGCAGAGCGCCTACTGCCCTGCCTACTTACCGTGGGACTCCCGTGGGGCAGGTACACCGGATAGTCACGAGTGGCCTGTGGCGGCAGGGACCCCACCAACCAGGGAAGCAGCACGGCCTCAGGTGTCCCGAGCCGCCACCATCCCTCTGTCGCTGATACCACGCGGCCTGACACCACCAGACTGACGAAGGCTGTGCCCATGGCTTCAGCGAACCCAGAGAGAGCTTCCTGGGTAAGGGAGGCCAGAGTGGGAGTCAGGAGACAAGGGCAGGGGCGGCAGGGACACCCTAGATGTgcaaggaggggaaggagaccCACATACACAGTTCAGAGACTGCTAAGTGGCCAAGCTGTGTCTCACCCTCTCTCAGCCCCAGTTCCTTCACCTTCTTTCTTGTGCAGTCACAATCCACAACCCACTGTGAAGTTTGGTTAACGGCTCAGCCTGACCTGTGCATACGGAAGCTAATGTTTTTAACAGCAGCAGCTAACATCTGATGACCCCTCTTATGTGCCAAGTAGACATTATTAATGACCTCTTGTAGACACAAGAGGAAAGTCACACTGCGGGGAGGTGGCCCCATCAGGTGAATGAACAAAAGCAGTATTTTGGGAAAGGTGAAAATTCACCAGGTGAAGGAAGAATATGTTCCCAGATTGGGAAGCTGGAAAGTTGTTGGGCTTTGTGGAGCTGGAAAGACAGGTGGGAAGGTAGTTTGTGGATTTTGCAACAGCTTGACAGGTGCCAGATTCTACAAGGTCTAAAACACCAGGCTGAAGGGCTGGGAGTTTGTCCTGAGGGAAATGGAAGAGCTGTGGGCAGGGAAGGGGCAGAGCTGATTTTCAGTGCATAAAGATGCTTTGGAGCCAATGGGGGCTAGACTGGAGATCAGGAATATAGGAGGCTGGGATAATGGTCCAGGGGAAGAGGATGAGACTGAACCAGAGGCCTAGAGACAGATTTAGGAGTTTCCATAGCCTTGCCAATACCTGCAGGAGAGACCCCTCTGGAGGAATCACGCAGTCTACACATTGGGTCAGGTCTCCAATGAGTTCCGAGTCCCCCAGGAAGCTGTCAATGAGGTGATAACTGGCctggcagagggagaagggagaaaccTGGACTTGGATGGGTCCCAGATCTGCCACTTCCTCCAGAGAAAACTGACAATGCTGGGCCTAGCTTCAAGGTCAGATAACCAAGTTGCCACCCCCAAAACCATGGGGTCTTGCTGTTCCAGAGGTTGCAGAGAGTTATAGTTCCCAAATGGCAAGGCATAGGTATCTTAGCTTCCCATCATGTGCTACAGCCTCACCCTCAACTCCTTCTTCAACCTCTCTACGTTGCGAATGTTGGTCAGTTCTTCAAGTCCCACAAGAAGAACCTAGAAGAACCACATAGGAGAGCAGGAAACCCTTGACAACAGTTCTAATAGAGGAGATAGTACCTGAACTCTCCAGTATGAGAGAAGAGGGGCCAGGTACTTTGACAGCTGGGACTGAAGACTAGGATTCCTGGGTTTTGGGGAAGGAAGATGTTGGGAGCTTGGACTTCTAGGTCTGAGGGAGAAGGATGCTAAGAGCTCAAAGCTCTGGGATTGGAAGAGAG contains:
- the Fuz gene encoding protein fuzzy homolog isoform X1: MGEEGTGGSVHLLCLAASSGVPLFCRSSRGGAHARQQLPFSVIGSLNGVHMFGQNLEVQLSSARTKDTTVVWKSFHDSITLIVLSSEEGTSELRLERLLQMVFGAMVLLVGLEELTNIRNVERLKKELRASYHLIDSFLGDSELIGDLTQCVDCVIPPEGSLLQEALSGFAEAMGTAFVSLVVSGRVVSATEGWWRLGTPEAVLLPWLVGSLPPQATRDYPVYLPHGSPTVPHRLLTLTLLPGLELCLLCGPRPPLSQLDPQLLERWWQPLLDPLRACLPLGPRGLPDGFPLHTDILGLLLLHLELKRCLFTVEPLGNKEPSPEQRRRLLRHFYALVTTAHFPAEPGPLEKVEDDVSRAQLPRACYLVLGPEEPGTGLRLVALQLGLRLLLLLLAPQSPTHGLRSLATHTLHALSPLL
- the Fuz gene encoding protein fuzzy homolog isoform X2, whose amino-acid sequence is MGEEGTGGSVHLLCLAASSGVPLFCRSSRGGAHARQQLPFSVIGSLNGVHMFGQNLEVQLSSARTKDTTVVWKSFHDSITLIVLSSEEGTSELRLERLLQMVFGAMVLLVGLEELTNIRNVERLKKELRASYHLIDSFLGDSELIGDLTQCVDCVIPPEGSLLQEALSGFAEAMGTAFVSLVVSGRVVSATEGWWRLGTPEAVLLPWLVGSLPPQATRDYPVYLPHGSPTVPHRLLTLTLLPGLELCLLCGPRPPLSQLDPQLLERWWQPLLDPLRACLPLGPRGLPDGFPLHTDILGLLLLHLELKRCLFTVEPLGNKEPSPEQRRRLLRHFYALVTTAHFPAGY